One genomic window of Fusarium keratoplasticum isolate Fu6.1 chromosome 3, whole genome shotgun sequence includes the following:
- a CDS encoding F-box domain-containing protein, which translates to MCSELPQNLFHHLIRPEASEFKGMIRGLPQAVRPSPSASGQPRGSSLGQLDLLPAELLLSVLDLLDFQSLSRLSRASSLGKDVVEDLPVYRDVIEHAPEALTALVKTRLVSHHPAALVHQALHQSRCVSCHYFGGFLFLPTCERVCFECLYENQAFRMTTPTLAKQCFALTDNDLEQIPLMHSIPGTFGLRFQFAHKQVEHLVSVKQAKQLALQVHGSPEKLAELRPKFRAANMTPRVLGMFRHFHEAPLEPPACDMSRLPRKAEVVEDDFGGMASIRFPSLTDSGVENGHLCQGCLVTYGHYMQGALPESTLSELVPSGVGPYRPLLAILTRLWSADGFMEHARQCYGVRRLVGQCLS; encoded by the coding sequence ATGTGCAGCGAGCTCCCCCAGAACCTTTTCCACCACCTTATTCGACCCGAGGCCTCAGAGTTCAAGGGAATGATTCGGGGCCTGCCTCAGGCTGTTCGCCCCTCGCCCAGTGCCAGTGGCCAACCGCGGGGTTCTTCTTTGGGCCAGCTGGACCTCCTCCCAGCGGAGCTTCTGCTCAGTGTGCTCGATCTCCTCGACTTTCAGTCGCTTTCGCGCCTCTCGCGTGCCTCATCTCTGGGAAAGGACGTTGTCGAGGATCTTCCCGTTTATAGAGATGTTATCGAGCATGCCCCCGAGGCCCTCACGGCCCTAGTCAAGACTCGCCTCGTCAGCCACCACCCGGCTGCCCTTGTTCATCAGGCTCTCCACCAGAGCAGATGCGTCTCGTGCCACTACTTTGGCGGATTCCTGTTCTTGCCCACTTGCGAGAGAGTCTGCTTCGAGTGCCTGTACGAGAACCAGGCCTTCCGCATGACAACCCCAACCCTAGCAAAGCAGTGCTTTGCTCTCACAGATAACGACCTGGAACAGATCCCCCTCATGCATAGCATCCCGGGGACTTTTGGTCTGAGATTCCAGTTCGCCCACAAGCAAGTTGAGCACCTGGTTAGCGTCAAGCAGGCCAAGCAGCTCGCCCTCCAAGTCCACGGCTCCcccgagaagctggccgagctGAGGCCCAAGTTCCGCGCTGCCAACATGACCCCGAGAGTCCTCGGCATGTTTAGGCACTTCCACGAGGCCCCTCTGGAGCCCCCGGCCTGCGATATGTCGCGACTGCCACGAAAGGCTGAGGTCGTGGAAGATGATTTTGGCGGCATGGCCTCCATTCGCTTCCCGTCCCTGACTGATTCTGGCGTCGAGAATGGCCACCTGTGCCAGGGCTGCCTCGTCACGTACGGACATTACATGCAAGGTGCGCTACCGGAGAGCACGCTGTCAGAACTCGTTCCATCAGGTGTTGGTCCGTACCGTCCACTTCTTGCCATACTGACTCGTCTGTGGTCCGCCGATGGCTTCATGGAGCACGCACGCCAATGCTATGGTGTCCGTCGTCTCGTAGGCCAGTGCTTGTCGTGA
- a CDS encoding Protein farnesyltransferase subunit beta, with amino-acid sequence MRSRARLTRPRPRVIFSHGNSNTTTTTSVNTNKTTNIKMAAAAAAASAPQPGIEPSIPQIFTSEPLIRDDLFTESSRVQDATVDECLPFLKAQEHSSCNSHGLPHLDRRRHVNFLHKQLGKLPGGFMSADPSRPWIFYWCLAALSLLGEDVSSYRQSLVDTVRPMQNPDGGFAGGFGQTSHLATTYATVLSLALVGGEDSYDLVDRRAMWRWLCSLKQPDGGFQMALGGEEDVRGAYCASVIISLLNIPLELSQDSPARSAGHTGLFTGLADYVRQCQTYEGGVSAKPGVEAHGAYAFCALGCLSILDSPHRAIPRGDMGALHADPDLIVPFSSYLDVPLLISWLSSRQYAPEGGFSGRTNKLVDGCYSHWVGGCWPLIEAALNGPGGEAAAGSGGHPLPAARNSLFSRDGLIRYILCCCQDQSKRGGLRDKPSKYSDAYHTCYVLSGLSSAQHKWDLVAARTHEAIVAGDSWSVSPYMEGEQIFDEEDRVATVHPVYVIPKHKVEEIQNYFASKHGF; translated from the exons ATGAGATCGAGAGCTCGCCTCACCCGTCCTCGACCACGCGTCATCTTTTCACACGgcaacagcaacaccacTACCACCACAAGTGTCAACACAAACAAgaccaccaacatcaagatggcagccgcagccgcagcagcaagTGCGCCGCAGCCTGGGATTGAGCCCTCTATCCCTCAAATCTTCACTTCGGAGCCCCTCATCCGCGACGACTTGTTCACAGAGTCGTCGCGCGTGCAGGACGCAACCGTTGACGAATGTCTGCCCTTCCTCAAGGCCCAGGAACACTCCTCCTGCAACTCCCACGGGCTGCCCCATCTGGACCGTCGCCGCCATGTCAACTTCCTGCATAAGCAGCTTGGAAAGCTGCCGGGAGGCTTCATGTCCGCCGACCCCAGCCGTCCCTGGATCTTCTACTGGTGCCTCGCCGCActctccctcctcggcgaggatgtCTCGTCGTATCgccagagcctcgtcgacacGGTCCGCCCCATGCAGAACCCCGACGGCGGCTTCGCTGGCGGCTTCGGCCAGACGTCGCATCTCGCCACCACGTATGCAACCGTCCTGTCGCTGGCCCTAGTCGGCGGCGAGGACAGCTACGACCTTGTCGACCGCCGTGCCATGTGGAGATGGCTATGCTCCCTCAAGCAGCCCGACGGGGGCTTCCAGATGGCCcttggcggcgaggaggatgtcaG GGGGGCCTACTGCGCGTCCGTCATCATATCGCTCCTCAACATCCCTCTCGAGCTGTCACAGGACTCGCCAGCACGCTCCGCTGGCCACACTGGTCTGTTCACAGGCCTCGCCGATTATGTACGCCAAT GCCAAACGTACGAGGGCGGCGTGTCGGCAAAGCCGGGCGTTGAAGCACATGGTGCATATGCCTTTTGCGCCCTCGGATgcctctccatcctcgatTCTCCACATCGAGCCATCCCGCG TGGTGACATGGGAGCATTGCATGCTGACCCAGACCTGATCGTCCCCTTCTCCAGCTATCTCGACGTTCCACTGCTTATCTCTTGGTTGTCCTCCCGTCAGTACGCCCCCGAGGGCGGTTTCTCGGGTCGTACCAacaagcttgtcgacggtTGCTACAGCCACTGGGTCGGAGGTTGCTGGCCCCTGATCGAGGCCGCCCTCAACGGGCCCGGAGGGGAGGCGGCGGCCGGTTCTGGCGGCCACCCGCTCCCTGCCGCAAGGAATAGCCTCTTCAGCCGCGACGGCTTGATCCGCTACATCCTCTGTTGCTGCCAGGACCAGTCTAAACGGGGTGGCCTGAGAGACAAACCGAGCAA GTACTCGGACGCCTACCATACCTGCTATGTGCTCTCCGGCCTGAGTTCAGCGCAGCACAAGTGGGACCTGGTTGCTGCTCGCACCCACGAGGCAATTGTGGCGGGAGATTCATGGTCTGTGTCACCTTATATGGAAGGTGAAcagatctttgacgaggaggatcgCGTCGCCACGGTGCACCCCGTCTACGTTATCCCCAAGCACAAGGTGGAAGAGATCCAGAACTACTTTGCATCCAAGCACGGCTTTTGA
- a CDS encoding Mannose-1-phosphate guanyltransferase, which produces MKGLILVGGFGTRLRPLTLTLPKPLVEFGNKPMIVHQIEALVAAGVTDIVLAVNYRPEIMEKFLAEYEEKYNINIEFSVESEPLDTAGPLKLAESILAKDDSPFFVLNSDVICDYPFQDLLAFHRSHGNEGTIVVTKVEEPSKYGVVVHQPGHRSLIDRFVEKPVEFVGNRINAGMYIFNTSILDRIELRPTSIEKETFPAMVRDNQLHSFDLEGFWMDVGQPKDFLSGTCLYLSSLTKRGSKELTPPTEPFVHGGNVMIHPSAKIGKNCRIGPNVTVGPDVVIGDGVRLQRCVLLRGSKVKDHAWVKSTIVGWNSTVGRWARLENVTVLGDDVTIGDEIYVNGGSVLPHKSIKANVDIPAIIM; this is translated from the exons ATGAAGG GACTTATTCTTGTCGGTGGCTTCGGCACTCGCCTTCGCCCTCTC ACCCTCACCCTCCCTAAGCCACTTGTCGAGTTCGGCAACAAGCCCATGATCGTGCACCAAATCGAGGCGCTGGTCGCAGCTGGCGTCACTGACATCGTGCTCGCTGTCAACTACCGACCCGAGATCATGGAGAAGTTCCTGGCCGAG TATGAGGAAAAGtacaacatcaacattgaGTTCTCTGTCGAGTCTGAGCCCCTCGACACTGCCGGACCCCTGAAGCTCGCCGAGtccatcctcgccaaggacGACTCCCCCTTCTTCGTCCTCAACTCGGACGTCATCTGCGATTACCCTTTCCAGGACCTCCTGGCCTTCCACCGGAGCCACGGAAACGAGGGTaccatcgtcgtcaccaaggtcgaggagccCTCCAAGTATGGTGTCGTTGTCCACCAGCCCGGCCACCGCTCGCTGATCGACCGATTCGTCGAGAAGCCCGTCGAGTTCGTCGGCAACCGCATCAACGCCGGCATGTACATTTTCAACACCTCCATCCTCGACCGTATCGAGCTCCGCCCGACTTCgatcgagaaggagaccTTCCCCGCCATGGTCCGCGACAACCAGCTGCACTCGTTCGACCTCGAGGGCTTCTGGATGGACGTTGGTCAGCCCAAGGACTTCCTCAGCGGCACATGCCTGTACCTCTCCTCGCTCACCAAGCGGGGTAGCAAGGAGCTCACTCCCCCCACCGAGCCCTTCGTCCACGGTGGCAACGTCATGATTCACCCCTCGGCCAAGATTGGCAAGAACTGCAGAATCGGACCCAACGTCACTGTTGGTCCCGATGTTGTTATTGGCGACGGTGTCCGTCTGCAGCGATGTGTGCTGCTCCGCGgatccaaggtcaaggaccaCGCCTGGGTCAAGTCCACCATCGTCGGCTGGAACAGCACTGTCGGCCGATGGGCTCGTCTCGAGAACGTGACAGTCCTGGGTGACGACGTGACAATCGGCGACGAGATCTACGTCAACGGTGGCAGCGTCCTCCCCCACAAGTCGATCAAGGCCAACGTTGACATCCCCGCCATTATCATGTGA
- a CDS encoding Phosphotransferase: MGAQHGHGHGRERQGAETRKRVWSGLFLRGVAIIVVLVLSQPVLGDGDAKLQLQFPQRYQHQLQQLRLPLRQDLLSTSASFSISSLLLLFSPSSLHHLLLPRLYPSSSPPAPAASEPVCHIPSPFSTAPPTSRPIAMALADESNRVVQEFDFTNDDLNRHVKEFLRQMNEGLSKEGTSLQQIPTYVTGVPNGTEKGLYLAVDLGGTNFRVCSIMLNGDTTFNLTFNKVAIPKELMVAKTASELFSFLAKQIEAFLKEHHAEHFNSHLRRRNTYSTASGYRDEHIFRLGFTFSFPVKQLAINKGLLIRWTKGFDIRDAVGKDVCALLQTEIDKLQLPVKVAALVNDTVGTLMARSYTSTGKSRSILGAIFGTGTNGAYMEKLDNIKKPITGDYDESTGEMVVNTEWGSFDNQLNVLPSTAWDKALDAESVNPGDQMFEKRVSGMFLGEIVRLAVADMINSEKSSLFKDLNSSSNDWGSTTNIAPQSGFLKPWGLDSSIMSVAAADNTPELSTLRQELENLLHVYTPSLEDAQAFKSVSNAVGRRAARLSAVAIGAIALQSGKLEDPNEEVIDIGVDGSLVEHYPFFRDMIYEALRAIDGIGPKGAEKIRIGIAKDGSGVGAALIALVAAGREKPEDYLVDIKAESSRGRKLSNAIADEPLISTTALVVGGIVGALALAAFWWTKRR; this comes from the exons ATGGGGGCCcaacatggacatggacatggacgtGAACGTCAAGGCGCCGAGACGAGGAAACGTGTGTGGTCTGGATTGTTTCTCAGAGGCGTGGCTATTATCGTCGTCTTAGTG CTCTCGCAGCCTGTGCTCGGTGACGGTGACgccaagctccagctccagttTCCCCAGCGGtaccagcaccagctccagcagctccgGCTCCCGCTGCGACAAGACTTGCTGTCCACCTCTGCTTCATTTTCAAtttcctccctcctcctcctcttctctccttcatccttacaccacctcctcctccctcgactttatccttcctcctcgccgcctgCTCCTGCAGCCTCCGAACCCGTCTGCCATATTCCCTCTCCCTTCTCGACTGCGCCGCCCACCTCACGacccatcgccatggctctCGCCGACGAGTCTAACCGTGTCGTCCAAGAGTTCGACTTTACCAATGACGACCTGAACCGTCATGTCAAGGAATTCTTGAGGCAGATGA ACGAGGGCCTCTCCAAGGAGGGTACCAGCCTCCAGCAGATCCCAACCTATGTCACAGGCGTTCCCAATGGCACAGAAAAG GGTCTGTATCTTGCTGTCGATCTCGGCGGAACAAACTTTCGAGTTTGCTCCATCATGCTCAACGGCGACACCACCTTTAACCTAACCTTTAACAAGGTCgccatccccaaggagcTCATGGTCGCAAAGACCGCCTCCGAgctcttctccttcctcgCCAAGCAGATCGAGGCTTTCCTCAAGGAGCATCATGCCGAGCACTTCAACAGCCACCTGCGCCGGCGCAACACCTACAGCACCGCCTCGGGCTACCGAGACGAGCACATCTTCCGCCTGGGCTTCACTTTTAGCTTCCCCGTCAAGCAGCTCGCCATTAACAAGGGCCTGCTGATCCGATGGACCAAGGGCTTCGACATCCGCGATGCTGTCGGCAAGGACGTCTGCGCACTGCTCCAGACTGAGATCgacaagctccagctccccGTCAAGGTTGCAGCGCTGGTGAACGATACTGTCGGCACGCTCATGGCTCGTTCGTACACCTCGACCGGCAAGAGCCGATCTATCCTGGGTGCCATTTTCGGCACTGGCACCAACGGCGCCTacatggagaagctggataACATCAAGAAACCCATTACAGGCGACTATGACGAGTCAACGGGCGAGATGGTGGTTAACACAGAATGGGGCTCCTTCGACAACCAGCTCAACGTTCTCCCCTCAACGGCATGGGATAAGGCCCTGGATGCCGAGAGTGTGAACCCCGGTGACCAAATGTTTGAGAAGCGTGTGTCAGGCATGTTCCTGGGCGAGATCGTGCGACTTGCCGTGGCCGACATGATTAACAGCGAAAAGTCGTCCTTGTTCAAGGATCTCAACTCTAGCTCCAATGACTGGGGTTCCACGACCAACATTGCGCCCCAATCCGGCTTCCTCAAGCCCTGGGGACTTGAcagctccatcatgtcggtAGCGGCGGCCGACAACACCCCCGAGCTGTCCACTCTTCgccaggagctggagaacCTGCTCCACGTCTACACACCCTCGCTCGAGGATGCCCAGGCCTTCAAGTCCGTCTCCAACGCTGTCGGCCGACGTGCCGCCAGACTGTCCGCGGTCGCCATTGGCGCCATCGCTCTTCAGTCTGGCAAGCTCGAAGACCCCAACGAGGAGGTTATCGACATTGGTGTCGATGGTAGCCTGGTCGAGCACTACCCCTTCTTCCGCGATATGATTTATGAGGCCCTCCGCGCCATTGACGGCATCGGACCCAAGGGCGCCGAGAAGATCCGTATTGGTATTGCCAAAGACGGTAGTGGCGTCGGCGCCGCCCTGATCGCTCTCGTCGCTGCCGGCAGggagaagcccgaggactACCTGGtcgacatcaaggccgagtCCAGTCGAGGCCGCAAGTTGTCCAATGCCATCG CGGACGAACCCCTAATCTCAACCACCGCGCTCGTGGTCGGCGGCATCGTTGGTGCCCTTGCACTAGCAGCTTTCTGGTGGACCAAGCGTAGGTAG
- a CDS encoding N-acetyltransferase domain-containing protein: MSLPSTKPAQLSIRSFFQAKTPKYAPPPSAALSTPPPPPPAAAAPPPAVSPPSEQEELDETSTFELPPLPTSLPPEADIRLVSPSDINALRRINALLLPVSYPDNFYQRAVDPAASGRFSRVITWAHDGAEPKVVGGVVCRLEPILDSKTHGQVPQNLYIQSLCLLSPYRSLGLINAAVDNIIATAVSDSSLDVASVTAHVWTENEEGLKWYEGRGFKKDDQPIRGYYLKLRPDSAWLVHRPVGASVRSSLPSSSSSAAPPSIPASTTAAVVNLPPMSGPPKDGASRPPLPPSGRSYQNQRPETEWNDMPEDMVGGLLVPPGRKPLREPGSGASSRSSSTARKKRDRSYPAAAFGS; the protein is encoded by the coding sequence atgtCGCTCCCGTCGACCAAACCCGCTCAGCTCTCCATCcgctccttcttccaagcaAAGACTCCGAAATACGCTCCTCCGCCCTCTGCCGCTCTCTCaacaccgccgccgccgccgccggcaGCTGCTGCCCCTCCACCAGCCGTATCTCCCCCCTCTGAGCAAGAGGAACTCGACGAGACGTCCACGTTCGAACTCCCGCCTCTGCCAACGTCTCTTCCCCCCGAAGCCGACATTCGCCTCGTCTCACCCTCTGACATCAACGCTTTGCGCCgcatcaacgccctcctTCTACCCGTCAGTTACCCCGACAACTTCTATCAGCGCGCAGTCGATCCCGCCGCCTCCGGCCGCTTCTCGCGCGTCATCACATGGGCGCATGACGGCGCTGAGCCCAAGGTGGTCGGCGGAGTCGTCTGTCGCCTCGAGCCTATTCTCGACTCCAAGACCCATGGCCAGGTGCCGCAGAACCTCTACATCCAGTCCCTTTGCCTCTTGTCGCCGTACCGGTCGCTGGGGTTGATCAATGCCGCTGTGGATAACATCATTGCGACGGCCGTGTCGGATTCTAGTCTCGACGTGGCCTCTGTCACGGCGCATGTCTGGACTGAGAACGAGGAGGGCCTCAAGTGGTATGAAGGACGAGGCTTCAAGAAGGACGACCAACCCATCCGTGGCTACTATTTAAAACTCCGCCCCGACTCGGCCTGGCTGGTTCACCGTCCCGTCGGCGCCTCCGTTCGAAGCTCCCTAccttcttcgtcatcctcggcagCTCCACCCTCTATTCCCGCCAGCACGACTGCTGCCGTGGTGAACCTCCCTCCCATGTCGGGCCCTCCTAAGGATGGGGCCTCCAGGCCACCACTCCCCCCCTCTGGTCGATCCTATCAGAATCAACGCCCAGAGACGGAATGGAATGACATGCCCGAAGACATGGTGGGCGGTCTGTTGGTGCCGCCGGGTCGCAAGCCTCTTCGCGAACCGGGCTCTGgcgcaagctcgagaagcagctccaCGGCtcgaaagaagagagatcGCTCTTACCCTGCTGCCGCCTTTGGCAGCTAG
- a CDS encoding Peptidyl-prolyl cis-trans isomerase, with protein sequence MTTNILMETTMGSFTLELYTSHAPKTCNNFATLVRRGYYDGTVFHRVIPNFMVQGGDPTGTGRGGTSIYGDKFADEIDPSLKHTGAGILSMANAGPDTNGSQFFVTLAPTPWLDGKHTIFGRVKSGMGTVRRMGMVTTGPEDRPVEDLKVVRARVVEEEEQV encoded by the exons ATGACAACCAACATTCTGATGGAGACCACAATG GGCTCCTTCACCCTCGAGCTCTACACGTCCCACGCGCCCAAGACGTGCAACAACTTCGCGACACTCGTCCGCCGCGGCTACTACGATGGCACCGTCTTCCACCGCGTCATTCCCAATTTCATGGTCCAGGGCGGCGATCCTACCGGTACCGGACGAGGCGGCACCTCCATCTACGGTGACAAGTTCGCTGACGAGATCGACCCGTCCCTCAAACACACTGGCGCTGGCATCCTCAGCATGGCCAACGCAGGGCCCGACACCAATGGCTCCCAGTTCTTTGTCACCCTCGCTCCTACGCCCTGGCTCGACGGCAAGCATACCATCTTTGGAAGAGTCAAGTCCGGCATGGGAACCGTTCGCAGGATGGGAATGGTCACCACAGGGCCTGAGGATCGACCTGTCGAAGACCTCAAGGTTGTCAGGGCTcgcgtcgtcgaggaggaagagcaggtATAA